The genomic window GAAGTGGCGTCGCAGTGATTAATTGACGCAAGCTGGGGCCGTCAACGTACTCCATGACGATGTAGGCGACGTATTCATCATCGCCGGGTTCAACGGTATGGATGGAGACAATGTTGGAATGTCCCCAATTCCGTCCCATTGCACTCAACTCGGTCAGCAGGTAACGCATGCGTCCGCTGGGGTAGATTGATTTGGGCAACACTTTGATCGCAACGGTACGGCTGGTAAACTCTTCTTTTGCTCGAAAAACAGAGGCAAAACTACCGTTGTTAATCAGTTTTTCAATACGATATTTTCCTAAGACCAGTCCGTTTATCTGCATATATACCATCCTCGTTACTGGCTGGCTGTGGTACTTGAAGATTAACACAGACCCAATGAACTGTCAATATACAAATATGCGCACATCTGTGGGACGCGTGATGCCTACAGGGTCATTGATCCACTTTGGCGATTTGTACGGCTTCTACCAATTTTTTCGCGTTCTCTGTCAGGAGATCGAACCGTCCATCGGCAATCACCTGATTGTTGACCAGTGCGCTGCCCACGCCAAGCGCGGCTGAACCTGCTTTGATGAATTCGCCGGCATTCTCAACACTCACACCGCCAGTAGGAATCATTGGGATATGCGGCAACGGTGCCTTCACATCTTTGATGTAGCTTGGTCCCACGCCGCTCGATGGGAAAACTTTGACATAGTCCGCCCCGGCTTCCCATGCAGCCAAGATCTCCGTCGGCGTAAATGCCCCCGGCATCACAATTTTACTATATCGGTTGCAGATTTCGATAACATCTGGCTTTGTCACCGGGCTGACAACAAACTCCGCACCCGCCAGCATCGCTGCCCGTGCGGTTTCGGCATCGAGTACCGACCCAACGCCTACTAGCACTTCATCGCCGTATTGTGCGGCGACATCGCTGATAACGCTCAGCGCATTCGGGGTTGTCATCGTTACTTCAATTAGGTCGACACCACCCGCTTTGATCGCTGCTGCAACCTCAATCAATTCAGCGGAACTGTTCGCACGAATGATCGCGACAACCCCACAGGATTCGACCCGTTGCATCTGTTCCAGTTTAGTCATTATTTACCTCGATCACAAAAGATCGTTAAAAATCTATAGAATTAGGACTTACGCAGTTGAACGATGAGGTGTTGTGGTTCGATGCTTCGTCACTAATGCGGGGCAAGATGCCCCGCCTACGATTGGTGTGGAGTCTGAACCTGTCCCTCGACGCCCGATGAATCGGGCAACTACAATCTGAAGTGCGTAACTTCCTAGAGAATATCAAAACTTTTCTTTTTTGTTTATGTCTATAACCTGTACTTTCCTTCACAAAATGCCAAGCGGTGGTGTTACGACAATTTCGTCGGTGACTATGCCAGCCGGCTGCGTCGCAACAAAGAGAATGGTCTCTGCGACATGTTCAGGCTTCAACATCAAATTCAGGTCAGGATGCCCGTTAATCTCCTTCCAGAACGGCGTGTCAACCGATCCGGGCGAGACCGCCGTGACACGGATATTCTCGCTCCGTACCTCCTCCGCCAGAACCTTTGTAAACGCGAGTGCACCCGCCTTTGCTGCACAATACGCACTTGAGGCTGGGAATGCAACTTTCGCAGCAATGGACAACACATTTATAATGAGACCGGATTGACGCGCCAGCATAGCGGGTAGCACGTGTTTCGAGCAAAGATAGGTGCTTTTGAGGTTGGACGCGACTACCTGAGTCCATACCTCCGGATCTGAATCGGCAACGGTCTCGAAGACCCCGATCCCTGCGTTGTTCACAAGGATGTCGATTTGACCATAAGCCTCTAGCGTTCGCTTGACCAAAGTTTCTACCGCTTCCGCTTGTATTACATCCGTCGGTACAACGAGGGCTTCTCCACCCTCTGCGCTGACGAGATTGGCCACTGTTTCGAGGTCATGCTGTGTCCGTGCTGCAAGGACAACTTTCGCCCCCGCCCGCGCAAACGCCAAAACGGTTGCACGACCGATGCCTCGCGATGCTCCTGTTATGATTGCAACTTTGTCCTTCAGCATCTCTATTCCCCTCAAAGCGCTGCGTTTTTAGGACTAGGTATCATCTAAATACATCTCATGAACTCCGTCCGTGTCGAGGTTTTATCTCGAAACTCGCCGAGCATCACGTTGGTCATGGTTTGTGAATGCTGCTTCTGTACGCCGCGAACCATCATGCACAGATGTTGTGCTTCAATGACAACAGCGACCCCAGCGGGATTCAAAACGTCCTGTAATGCTTCCGCAATCTGCTTCGTCAGCCTCTCTTGCACCTGTATGCGGCGGGCGAACATATCCACAATCCGTGGAATTTTACTGAGCCCAATGATTTTTTTGTGAGGGATATACCCAACATGACACTTGCCGAAAAATGGTAAGAGATGGTGTTCACAAAGGCTATAACACTCAATGTCTTTGACGATGACCATTTCGTCGTACTCTTCGTTGAAGATTGCATCGTTCACAACTTCTTCGACATTTTGGTCGTATCCCTGTGTCAAGAATTGGAGGGCTTTCGCTGCACGTTGCGGTGTTTTTAGGACACCTTCCCTTGTTGGGTCTTCACCAATACTCTCCAACATCTGCGTATAGATGTATTCAAGTTTTGGATCGGCGGTAGTTGTTCCGTTGTCAATTGAGTCTGCGTGGTAAATTTTCATTAACTGCTTTCGTCTCCGTAGTAATCAAAGTGGTTCTTCGGGGTTTCTCTCAATCGAAGCCGATGTAGCTGAATCGGCTTCAGATTCGGTTCAATAACCTTCCAGAGCACCTTCACAAAGTTTTCTGAAGTTGGATTGAGGTTCTCAAACTCAGGGGTGTCCAAGTTAAGGTGCTTATGATCAAATCGGCCGTGGACCTGCTTCTCGATTGTTTCATCAAGATAATCTAAATCGGCAACCATGCCGGTTCTTGGGTCCACCTCACCTTTTATTGTCACTTCAAGTGCATAGTTGTGCCCGTGCCCGTAGAAATTGTTACACTTGCCGAAGATTTCCTCGTTTTCCGCATCGCTGAGTTGTGGACTGTGCAATCGGTGTGATGCACTGAATTCGTAAACTTTCGTGAGATAGACCATCTGTCCCCTCATACAACCTGATGCGATGTAAGCTTGTCCCTTTTAGATGCGGTTCAATCGCATACCAAATCTGGATCGCTAAATTCTCACTTGTCGGTTGCAGGTGTGGGTCATTCGCGAAGGTGGGGTGTTGTATGTTGATATGTTTATGATCATAGTAGGCAACAACCTCGTCCTTGAGAACTTCATCCAGATCAGTGATGTTGATGACCATCCCATTTTCAGGATTAAGCCTACCCTTGACTGTCGCTTCTACGACGTAGTTATGCCCATGACTGTTTGGATTGGCGGTCACTCCAAAAAGGGCGTAATTTTCCGCATCGCTGAGTTCAGGAACACGATAGTAGTGTGAGGCTTCAAAAGCGATTTGGCGCGTAAGGTAGTGCACGATGAGATTCCTTATCCGTAAGACAAGATGCGTTATTCAGCCATCACGTTATTGACCCCAATCACAACCTAGCAACGGTGTTGTCTGCCGTTTCAAGCTGCACACGCATTACCCACTCCCCACCGCCGCGAAAATGCACATGCCGCTTCTTCAGCCATTCTACGAGCGTGTCTCGATCCGGTGCTTCCCATTCGCAGACCATTCGACCGAGGACTGTATCACACTGTACTTTCAAGCTCTTGACGCCGTCGCTTTCGTCATCAATAAATCGCTTGGCGAGCCTTTCCACATCCTGTCGTGTCATGCAGGCAATAATATGAGCAGAAACAAATTTGGGCATATTTGAACTCCAGTATGAAATAAGGAATAAGGTTGATTTCAAAAGAGAGTGCAGAAGGTGAAACGTAATGCGTAAAACGTGAAAACAGTTTATTCATCGGTTCATTAGTACATTGATCCATTAATGAACGAGGGAACTAGATTCGTTTTTGTTGCACGCTTTCTTAACATGAGCGAAAGAATAAAACGAATTATGATTGCAGCGAAGTTTACCAAGAAGTCAGCGGTGTCTCATCGAGCAATTCTGTAGGTCGATTTTCCAAAATCGACGTTTCGGTGTCGAGATATGAATCTCGACCTACAGGAGTTGAGTACAAAGGAGTGAGGGAATCAATCGAGTAATTCCTGACAATTCCAGTCCTGAAAATGAACGTATCGGAGTTTGAATCGGAACACGCTTTGCCAGCCGATCGGAGGGAAGAGGGTCGCAATCACCGATAGCCGGTAATCATAGACACAATCTTCCCAGCTATAGTCTACCACTCCGCCTTCGACAAGACCATCGTGATAGTAGCGCAACAGATCCTTCTCGATTTCATGCCGTTGCGGTGAGGAATCACCTCCGACTAGGTAACAGAGATCATAGGGTCCCATCCCTCGTTTATAGGTTTCCCAATCGCCAAAATAGAGCCCATCTGTTTCTGGGTTTTTAGGATAAAAGAGATTCCAGTGATGCAGGTCACCGTGTAGAAATGTCAAAGCCTTGTTATCTTTGATCCGTTCGGCATACAACCGTTCCCACCGGTTGATGGCGTGATGTACAAAATCAAATATCTCTTGTGGTAATTCGTCTTGAGCCTTGTCTGCAAATTGGGGAAGCAGCTCGTCTCTCCAGTGTTCACAATAGGTTCGTATGATTTCGGGGGTTGCAGCATCCGCCATGCGGAGTGGTCCTCCTCTTCCTCGGAGGAAATCGGCTTGTGAAATTCGCGGGTGCTCCCACCATTGCGTGTGAAACTTCAGCAGTTCATCAAGAATCTGCTTGTAGAGAGTGACGGTGAACGTTCCTTCCTCTTTGGGAGGGGTTTCGGTGTGCGTCACAGAGGCATCTTCAAAGATAAAATAGCATTGACGGGCATCACGGTCGTAATCGAAGTCGTAGCATCGGAAGACCGGTGGATCGGGCATTTGGGCGACGATCTCGTTGAAAAAGACTGATTCCGCAATGCCGCCCCCAAACCAACCGTCCCGATAATTTTTGAAGATTAGATCGGCATGAGGGCGATGTTCCGACTCAGTGGAATAGATCACTTTCAACCGTGTAAAGAAGGCGGCGGTTGATTCAAATGTCTCACCAATCTGTACGTCAGTTACGGTGTGTTGCGACAGATGCCCGTTCTGCTGGAGTCGATCCGTCAGCCATCGTGGTGTGATCTGTTCGGCACTGGTAATCAATTAATCGCGTACCTCTTTTGAATCGGAGCAGTGGGGACNNNNNNNNNNNNNNNNNNNNNNNNNNNNNNNNNNNNNNNNNNNNNNNNNNNNNNNNNNNNNNNNNNNNNNNNNNNNNNNNNNNNNNNNNNNNNNNNNNNNNNNNNNNNNNNNNNNNNNNNNNNNNNNNNNNNNNNNNNNNNNNNNNNNNNNNNNNNNNNNNNNNNNNNNNNNNNNNNNNNNNNNNNNNNNNNNNNNNNNNNNNNNNNNNNNNNNNNNNNNNNNNNNNNNNNNNNNNNNNNNNNNNGCGACTGCGGTTGCCCACGGGATATTCGCTGCACCCGGAATGCGTCCCGGCCGTTGTGCCGTTTCGGGCAGCCCTGGTGGCGCGATAATCTCGCCAGTGAACTCCGCTGGTGAGCGCACATCTACAAGATTGACTACTCCCTGCTCCAGCGTCGGCAGGACGTGATCCTTTGTCGCCCGCACGTTGTCATCCGGGAATTTCGCTTTGTAATCGGTGGCAGCGGGTGAAGCAGCATCCGTAACTAAGTCGCGGCCCTCGTCAATCCATTTCTGACGACCACCGTCCATCACCTTCAGCTTGCTTTCGTCATGCCCGTAGTAGCGGAATTGCCACAGCGCATAAGTGGCAAACCAATTGTTGTTGTCGCCGTAGAAGATAACTGTGGTATCGTTGCTGATGCCGTTATCTTGGCACAACCCTTCAAACTGCTCTTTTGTTAAGATGTCGCGCCGTACCTGGTCGCACAACTGGGTTTGCCAATTAAGCCCGACGGCGCCGCTGATGTGTCCTTCGTCGTAAGCCGCGGTATCTACATCGACCTCC from Candidatus Poribacteria bacterium includes these protein-coding regions:
- the eda gene encoding bifunctional 4-hydroxy-2-oxoglutarate aldolase/2-dehydro-3-deoxy-phosphogluconate aldolase, producing the protein MTKLEQMQRVESCGVVAIIRANSSAELIEVAAAIKAGGVDLIEVTMTTPNALSVISDVAAQYGDEVLVGVGSVLDAETARAAMLAGAEFVVSPVTKPDVIEICNRYSKIVMPGAFTPTEILAAWEAGADYVKVFPSSGVGPSYIKDVKAPLPHIPMIPTGGVSVENAGEFIKAGSAALGVGSALVNNQVIADGRFDLLTENAKKLVEAVQIAKVDQ
- a CDS encoding SDR family oxidoreductase, which encodes MLKDKVAIITGASRGIGRATVLAFARAGAKVVLAARTQHDLETVANLVSAEGGEALVVPTDVIQAEAVETLVKRTLEAYGQIDILVNNAGIGVFETVADSDPEVWTQVVASNLKSTYLCSKHVLPAMLARQSGLIINVLSIAAKVAFPASSAYCAAKAGALAFTKVLAEEVRSENIRVTAVSPGSVDTPFWKEINGHPDLNLMLKPEHVAETILFVATQPAGIVTDEIVVTPPLGIL
- the folE gene encoding GTP cyclohydrolase I FolE, with translation MKIYHADSIDNGTTTADPKLEYIYTQMLESIGEDPTREGVLKTPQRAAKALQFLTQGYDQNVEEVVNDAIFNEEYDEMVIVKDIECYSLCEHHLLPFFGKCHVGYIPHKKIIGLSKIPRIVDMFARRIQVQERLTKQIAEALQDVLNPAGVAVVIEAQHLCMMVRGVQKQHSQTMTNVMLGEFRDKTSTRTEFMRCI
- a CDS encoding 6-carboxytetrahydropterin synthase is translated as MVYLTKVYEFSASHRLHSPQLSDAENEEIFGKCNNFYGHGHNYALEVTIKGEVDPRTGMVADLDYLDETIEKQVHGRFDHKHLNLDTPEFENLNPTSENFVKVLWKVIEPNLKPIQLHRLRLRETPKNHFDYYGDESS
- a CDS encoding 6-carboxytetrahydropterin synthase; translated protein: MHYLTRQIAFEASHYYRVPELSDAENYALFGVTANPNSHGHNYVVEATVKGRLNPENGMVINITDLDEVLKDEVVAYYDHKHINIQHPTFANDPHLQPTSENLAIQIWYAIEPHLKGTSLHRIRLYEGTDGLSHESLRIQCITPIAQSTTQRCGKRGNLRQV
- a CDS encoding phosphotransferase, with translation MITSAEQITPRWLTDRLQQNGHLSQHTVTDVQIGETFESTAAFFTRLKVIYSTESEHRPHADLIFKNYRDGWFGGGIAESVFFNEIVAQMPDPPVFRCYDFDYDRDARQCYFIFEDASVTHTETPPKEEGTFTVTLYKQILDELLKFHTQWWEHPRISQADFLRGRGGPLRMADAATPEIIRTYCEHWRDELLPQFADKAQDELPQEIFDFVHHAINRWERLYAERIKDNKALTFLHGDLHHWNLFYPKNPETDGLYFGDWETYKRGMGPYDLCYLVGGDSSPQRHEIEKDLLRYYHDGLVEGGVVDYSWEDCVYDYRLSVIATLFPPIGWQSVFRFKLRYVHFQDWNCQELLD
- a CDS encoding sulfurtransferase: MAEYAHPEVLVTTDWVAQHGGDAGIRLVEVDVDTAAYDEGHISGAVGLNWQTQLCDQVRRDILTKEQFEGLCQDNGISNDTTVIFYGDNNNWFATYALWQFRYYGHDESKLKVMDGGRQKWIDEGRDLVTDAASPAATDYKAKFPDDNVRATKDHVLPTLEQGVVNLVDVRSPAEFTGEIIAPPGLPETAQRPGRIPGAANIPWATAVA